In Vigna unguiculata cultivar IT97K-499-35 chromosome 3, ASM411807v1, whole genome shotgun sequence, a single genomic region encodes these proteins:
- the LOC114179930 gene encoding tubby-like F-box protein 3: MDDGLEQSWWANMPHELLREVLLRIESSEAKWPRRRTVVACAGVCRTWRLIIKEIVKPPQLSSNITFPISLKQPGPREHLLQCFIRRNSGTQTYYLFLSLSSALADDGKFLLAARKFRRPTCTDYIISLDADDMSRESNAYIGKLRSNFLGTKFTIYDSQLPHARAKMTKSCSTKLVNPKQVSPKVPIGNYPVAHVSYELNVLGSRGPRRMHCVIDSIPASAIEPEWVAPSQTSYSVSNIGTSFPFFQTNSTHMENSISGEQNNKTDDVLVLRNKAARWHEQMQCWCLNFHGRVTVASVKNFQLAALPVNGHAEPQEDDVILQFGKVGKDLFTMDYRYPISAFQAFAICLSSFATTVACE, translated from the exons ATGGATGATGGGTTGGAGCAGAGTTGGTGGGCCAACATGCCCCACGAGCTTCTCAGAGAGGTCCTCCTCCGAATTGAGTCGTCGGAGGCCAAGTGGCCACGGCGGAGAACCGTGGTGGCTTGCGCCGGAGTGTGCCGCACCTGGAGGCTCATCATCAAGGAGATTGTCAAGCCACCTCAACTCTCTTCCAACATAACATTCCCCATCTCTCTCAAACAG CCTGGCCCAAGGGAACATCTACTTCAGTGCTTCATTAGGCGCAACAGTGGCACACAGACATATTATCTGTTTCTCAGTTTATCTAGTG CACTAGCTGATGATGGGAAGTTCCTTTTAGCTGCGCGAAAGTTCAGACGCCCAACCTGCACAGATTATATTATCTCCCTGGATGCAGATGATATGTCCAGGGAAAGTAATGCCTACATAGGGAAATTGAG ATCAAATTTTTTGGGAACCAAGTTCACAATCTACGATAGCCAACTGCCTCATGCAAGGGCAAAGATGACAAAAAGCTGCTCCACCAAGCTGGTGAATCCAAAACAAGTTTCACCTAAGGTCCCTATAGGCAACTACCCAGTTGCCCATGTCTCATATGAATTGAATGTATTAGGCTCCAG GGGGCCAAGGAGGATGCATTGTGTCATTGATAGCATTCCTGCTTCTGCTATTGAACCAGAATGGGTAGCTCCTTCACAGACCAGTTATTCTGTTAGTAACATAGGTACTTCATTCCCATTTTTTCAGACAAACTCAACTCATATGGAAAACTCCATATCTGGAGAGCAGAACAATAAAACAGATGACGTTCTAGTGTTGAGAAATAAGGCTGCCAGGTGGCATGAGCAGATGCAGTGTTGGTGCTTAAACTTTCATGGGCGAGTGACGGTTGCTTCAGTCAAAAACTTTCAGCTGGCTGCTTTGCCAGTAAATGGACATGCTGAACCACAAGAGGATGATGTCATCCTCCAATTTGGAAAAGTTGGGAAGGACTTGTTTACAATGGATTACCGATACCCTATCTCAGCATTTCAGGCATTTGCAATCTGCCTCAGCAGCTTTGCTACCACGGTTGCTTGTGAATGA